Proteins from one Oryza sativa Japonica Group chromosome 12, ASM3414082v1 genomic window:
- the LOC4351333 gene encoding root phototropism protein 2: MDRTSQWVSSPDIPADLLIRIADDVFPLLKGVMVPKCGYIRKAVAAARGGATATVDLDLSALPGGADAFDKAARYCYGANFEISVRNAAALLCAAAFLDMHPTDGGLARRVEEFLAKVGLRTLPGAVAVLRYCEGLLPAAEEIGVVQRSADAIALRICNEVLFPTRSPPEWWTAELAALSPASFHKVITALRCRRAEPEVLVAAATAYAELLLAEVLAADGHAADHSGMHRALVESVVAVLPSTDDAPLPAAFLCRLLHVAITICASAKTCRDLELRVAAVLDQATAGDLLTVALDSAGERVQNVDTVRRIITAFVERDSAASSGGANGRSRRASLSGAGALQGGGGAMQTVAKTVDEVAAEIATEESLPISKFVGLAGAVPKEARATHDCLYRAVDIYLKAHPALEEMEREKVCSVMDPLKLSYQGRLHASQNNRLPLQAVLSALYYDRLKLRSGDEGGGGWDAYGNGVMRSSAAGSARKQAKEEASLARENEALRSELARMRAYVSGMQQQSKGSSSSRGKKGSWLRTLSRLNPFKAGIWGKDTSGIVDGKTDAMNSVKSKRRRFSIS, encoded by the exons TCCCTCTCCTTAAg GGGGTGATGGTGCCCAAGTGCGGCTACATCCGCaaggccgtcgcggcggcgcgcggtggcgcCACGGCCACCGTCGACCTCGACCTCTCCGCGCtgcccggcggcgccgacgccttCGACAAGGCTGCGCGCTACTGCTACGGCGCCAACTTCGAGATATCCGTGCGCAACGCGGCCGCGctcctctgcgccgccgccttcctcgacATGCACCCAACGGACGGCGGCCTGGCGCGCCGCGTCGAGGAGTTCCTGGCCAAGGTCGGCCTCCGCACGCtgcccggcgccgtcgccgtgctgCGCTACTGCGAGGGGCTCCTCCCGGCCGCCGAGGAGATCGGCGTCGTGCAGCGATCAGCTGACGCTATCGCGCTCAGGATCTGTAACGAGGTGCTGTTCCCGACGAGGTCGCCGCCCGAGTGGTGGACGGCGGAGCTCGCggccctctcgccggcgtcgttCCACAAGGTCATCACGGCGctgcgctgccgccgcgcggAGCCCGAGGTGCTTGTCGCTGCAGCCACCGCATACGCTGAGCTCTTGCTGGCCGAAgtgctcgccgccgacggccaTGCTGCTGATCACTCCGGGATGCACCGCGCGCTTGTCGAGTCCGTGGTTGCCGTGCTCCCTTCCACGGACGACGCGCCCCTCCCCGCCGCGTTCCTCTGCCGCCTCCTCCATGTCGCCATCACCATCTGCGCATCCGCCAAGACGTGCCGTGACCTGGAGCTCCgcgtggcggcggtgctcgACCAGGCCACCGCGGGCGACCTGCTGACCGTCGCGCTCGACAGCGCCGGTGAGCGCGTCCAGAACGTCGACACCGTGCGCCGCATCATCACCGCCTTCGTGGAGCGCGACTCGGCGGCGTCATCGGGCGGCGCGAACGGCCGGAGCCGGAGGGCGTCCCTGAGCGGAGCCGGGGCGCtgcagggcggcggtggcgcgatgCAGACGGTGGCGAAGACCGTGGACGAGGTCGCGGCGGAGATCGCGACGGAGGAGTCGCTGCCGATCTCCAAGTTCGTGGGGCTCGCCGGCGCGGTGCCGAAGGAGGCGCGCGCGACGCACGACTGCCTGTACCGCGCCGTCGACATCTACCTGAAGGCGCACCCGGCgctggaggagatggagagggagaaggtGTGCAGCGTGATGGACCCGCTGAAGCTGTCGTACCAGGGTCGCCTCCACGCGTCACAGAACAATCGGCTCCCGCTGCAGGCCGTGCTGAGCGCGCTCTACTACGACCGGCTCAAGCTCCGCAGCGgagacgagggcggcggcgggtgggacGCGTATGGGAATGGCGTGAtgaggtcgtcggcggcggggtcggcgaGGAAGCAGGCGAAGGAGGAGGCGTCGCTGGCGAGGGAGAACGAGGCGCTGCGGTCGGAGCTGGCGCGGATGCGGGCGTACGTGTCGGGGatgcagcagcagagcaaggggtcgtcgtcgtcgagggggAAGAAGGGCTCGTGGTTGCGGACGTTGAGCCGGCTGAACCCGTTCAAGGCCGGCATCTGGGGCAAGGACACGTCGGGCATCGTCGACGGGAAGACGGACGCCATGAATTCCGTCAAGTCCAAGAGGAGGAGGTTCTCCATTAGCTAG
- the LOC4351330 gene encoding methylesterase 17 isoform X2 yields MHTDAGDDFSESCRSTEHFVLVHGAGHGAWCWFRLLRLLQDSGHRVSAVDLAGAAGSLVDPNHVRSFDDYNAPLLDLMASLPAGDKVILIGHSAGGLSVVHAMHLFGDRIKQAIFIAATMLQFGYQTEQDIKDGVPDLSEHGDVYDLTFGLGADHPPTAVALRKEFQRIILYQQSPQEDSALASILLRPWPTALSTARFTGDDGGVESFIDRVRRVYIKTENDRMVQPEQQEAMIRRWPPSKVMVMDTDHSPFFSAPELLFNLILKSL; encoded by the exons ATGCATACGGACGCAGGCGACGATTTTTCCGAGAGTTGCAGGAGCACGGAGCACTTCGTCCTTGTGCAtggcgccggccatggcgcctGGTGCTGGTTCAGGCTCCTCCGCCTGCTCCAAGACTCCGGCCACCGTGTCtccgccgtcgacctcgccggcgcggccggcaGCCTCGTCGATCCCAACCACGTCCGCTCCTTCGACGACTACAACGCGCCGCTCCTTGACCTCATGGCCAGCTTACCGGCCGGCGACAAG GTAATTTTGATTGGACATAGTGCAGGAGGTCTAAGCGTTGTCCATGCAATGCATTTGTTTGGGGACAGAATTAAGCAGGCAATCTTCATCGCAGCAACCATGCTTCAGTTCGGCTACCAAACTGAACAAGACATCAAAGAT GGTGTACCTGATTTATCCGAGCATGGAGATGTGTATGACCTGACATTTGGTCTAGGAGCTGATCATCCGCCTACAGCTGTGGCATTAAGAAAGGAGTTCCAACGCATTATTCTCTATCAACAAAGCCCCCAAGAG GACTCTGCACTAGCTTCCATTCTACTCCGGCCATGGCCAACGGCGCTCAGCACGGCCAGATTCACCGGCGACGATGGAGGAGTTGAGAGCTTCATCGACAGGGTCCGCCGCGTCTACATAAAGACGGAGAACGACCGGATGGTGCAGCCGGAGCAACAGGAGGCAATGATCCGCCGGTGGCCGCCAAGCAAGGTGATGGTCATGGACACCGACCACAGCCCCTTCTTTTCCGCGCCGGAGCTTCTCTTCAACCTCATCCTCAAGTCGCTGTGA
- the LOC9271116 gene encoding mannan endo-1,4-beta-mannosidase 8 — protein MEDAHHHHWTMVECSGTQLWASGRPFIIHGFNTYWLMSFAADQATRPRVTAAIAEAAEAGLNVCRTWAFSDGGYRALQTVPFHYDEDVFQALDFVVSEAKRHNMRLILSLCNNWEDYGGKAQYVRWGKEAGLDLTSEDDFFSDPTIKSYYKAFVEAVVTRINTVTNETYKDDPTILAWELINEPRCPSDPSGDTLQAWIEEMASYVKSIDPVHLLEIGIEGFYGLSTPELLPVNPDEYSGHAGTDFIRNHQAPGIDLASIHVYSDTWLPHSIKENHLQFVDKWMQQHIHDAANLLGMPIVVGEFGVSVKDGKFGNEFREDFMKTVYRIFLSSWKEGVIGGGCLLWQLFPEGAEHMDDGYAVIFAKSPSTLSLLANHLRCLEC, from the exons ATGGAAgacgcccaccaccaccactggaCAATGGTGGAGTGCAGCGGAACTCAGCTCTGGGCCTCCGGCCGCCCCTTCATCATCCACGGCTTCAACACCTACTGGCTCATGTCATTCGCCGCTGACCAAGCCACGCGCCCGCGGgtcaccgccgccatcgccgaggcCGCCGAGGCCGGCCTCAACGTCTGCCGCACCTGGGCCTTTAGTGACGGCGGTTACCGCGCGCTGCAGACCGTACCCTTCCACTACGACGAGGATGTCTTCCAG GCTTTAGACTTTGTGGTCAGCGAGGCAAAAAGGCATAACATGAGGTTGATACTGTCACTTTGTAACAACTGGGAAGATTATGGAGGCAAGGCACAGTATGTGAGATGGGGAAAAGAGGCTGGTCTAGATCTTACTTCTGAAGATGACTTCTTCTCTGACCCAACAATTAAGAGCTACTACAAAGCTTTTGTTGAG GCTGTTGTGACAAGAATAAACACGGTTACGAATGAAACCTACAAAGATGATCCTACTATTCTTGCCTGGGAGCTAATTAATGAGCCACGCTGCCCTTCAGATCCATCTGGAGATACTTTGCAG GCATGGATAGAAGAGATGGCATCTTATGTGAAGAGTATAGACCCTGTGCATCTCTTGGAGATTGGTATTGAAGGCTTTTATGGCCTATCCACTCCAGAACTTCTGCCTGTTAACCCAGATGAGTATTCAGGGCATGCTGGAACAGACTTCATCAGGAACCATCAAGCACCTGGAATTGACCTGGCGTCTATTCATGTTTACTCTGACACTTG GCTGCCTCACTCGATAAAGGAAAATCACCTTCAATTTGTGGATAAATGGATGCAACAACATATTCATGATGCAGCCAATTTACTTGGGATGCCAATTGTGGTTGGGGAGTTTGGGGTATCAGTTAAGGACGGGAAGTTTGGTAATGAATTCCGTGAAGATTTCATGAAGACAGTTTACAGAATTTTCTTGAGTTCTTGGAAGGAAGGAGTGATTGGAGGAGGTTGCCTTCTTTGGCAGCTTTTCCCTGAAGGAGCAGAGCACATGGATGATGGTTATGCAGTTATTTTTGCAAAATCACCATCCACATTAAGCTTACTTGCAAATCACTTAAGGTGTCTGGAATGTTGA
- the LOC4351331 gene encoding methylesterase 17: MSMAREHFVLVHGEGHGSWCWFKLRWLLESSGYQVTCIDLAGAGVDPTDPNTVRSFEQYDKPLLDLISAIPEDEKVILVGHGSGGLSLIHAMHQFVDRIRQAIFVAATMLPFGLQTDEDKKDGLPTLPENEINLIFGTGADDPPTTAALRPEFQRERLSQQSPEEESVLASMLMRPWPVTAISTASFEGDDERLNRIKRVFIKTERDHMLNPQQQDSMIKKWPPSEVLEIDTDHSPFFSAPEQLFNLIVKSL, translated from the exons atgagcatggcaagggAGCACTTTGTGCTTGTTCATGGAGAAGGGCATGGATCCTGGTGTTGGTTCAAGCTTCGTTGGCTCCTTGAGAGCTCTGGTTACCAAGTAACATGCATAGACCTTGCTGGAGCTGGTGTTGACCCTACCGACCCCAACACAGTTCGATCATTTGAGCAGTATGACAAGCCGCTCCTGGACCTCATCTCAGCCATACCAGAGGATGAGAAG GTGATTTTGGTTGGACATGGTTCAGGAGGGTTGAGTCTTATTCATGCAATGCACCAATTCGTTGACAGGATTAGACAAGCAATTTTTGTGGCAGCTACGATGCTACCATTTGGACTTCAAACTGACGAAGATAAGAAAGAT GGTTTACCAACATTGCCTGAGAATGAGATCAATTTGATATTCGGCACAGGAGCAGATGATCCTCCAACAACTGCTGCCCTGAGACCAGAATTCCAGAGAGAGAGATTATCCCAACAGAGTCCTGAAGAG gaaTCAGTACTCGCTTCAATGCTGATGCGTCCATGGCCTGTGACAGCTATTAGCACTGCAAGCTTTGAAGGAGATGATGAGAGACTAAATCGAATCAAACGGGTTTTCATAAAGACAGAACGTGACCATATGCTGAACCCTCAGCAGCAAGATTCCATGATCAAGAAGTGGCCACCCAGTGAGGTTTTGGAAATAGATACAGATCATAGCCCCTTTTTTTCAGCACCAGAACAGCTCTTTAATCTAATAGTCAAATCCCTATGA
- the LOC4351330 gene encoding methylesterase 17 isoform X1, translating into MTYYVYKVINSTGGETQEQTIKRVRLRLVTNMHTDAGDDFSESCRSTEHFVLVHGAGHGAWCWFRLLRLLQDSGHRVSAVDLAGAAGSLVDPNHVRSFDDYNAPLLDLMASLPAGDKVGDSDYGSLFHQHLLLKVQLQINMFYVSGQPFNLMHSSLVCQVILIGHSAGGLSVVHAMHLFGDRIKQAIFIAATMLQFGYQTEQDIKDGVPDLSEHGDVYDLTFGLGADHPPTAVALRKEFQRIILYQQSPQEDSALASILLRPWPTALSTARFTGDDGGVESFIDRVRRVYIKTENDRMVQPEQQEAMIRRWPPSKVMVMDTDHSPFFSAPELLFNLILKSL; encoded by the exons ATGACGTACTACGTATATAAAGTTATAAACAGCACAGGAGGAGAGACACAGGAGCAAACAATCAAGCGTGTCAGGTTGCGACTTGTGACAAACATGCATACGGACGCAGGCGACGATTTTTCCGAGAGTTGCAGGAGCACGGAGCACTTCGTCCTTGTGCAtggcgccggccatggcgcctGGTGCTGGTTCAGGCTCCTCCGCCTGCTCCAAGACTCCGGCCACCGTGTCtccgccgtcgacctcgccggcgcggccggcaGCCTCGTCGATCCCAACCACGTCCGCTCCTTCGACGACTACAACGCGCCGCTCCTTGACCTCATGGCCAGCTTACCGGCCGGCGACAAGGTAGGTGATTCAGATTATGGTTCACTGTTCCATCAACATCTTTTACTCAAAGTCCAACTTCAGATAAATATGTTTTACGTCAGTGGTCAACCATTTAACCTGATGCACAGTTCTCTTGTTTGTCAGGTAATTTTGATTGGACATAGTGCAGGAGGTCTAAGCGTTGTCCATGCAATGCATTTGTTTGGGGACAGAATTAAGCAGGCAATCTTCATCGCAGCAACCATGCTTCAGTTCGGCTACCAAACTGAACAAGACATCAAAGAT GGTGTACCTGATTTATCCGAGCATGGAGATGTGTATGACCTGACATTTGGTCTAGGAGCTGATCATCCGCCTACAGCTGTGGCATTAAGAAAGGAGTTCCAACGCATTATTCTCTATCAACAAAGCCCCCAAGAG GACTCTGCACTAGCTTCCATTCTACTCCGGCCATGGCCAACGGCGCTCAGCACGGCCAGATTCACCGGCGACGATGGAGGAGTTGAGAGCTTCATCGACAGGGTCCGCCGCGTCTACATAAAGACGGAGAACGACCGGATGGTGCAGCCGGAGCAACAGGAGGCAATGATCCGCCGGTGGCCGCCAAGCAAGGTGATGGTCATGGACACCGACCACAGCCCCTTCTTTTCCGCGCCGGAGCTTCTCTTCAACCTCATCCTCAAGTCGCTGTGA
- the LOC4351330 gene encoding methylesterase 17 isoform X4 yields MTYYVYKVINSTGGETQEQTIKRVRLRLVTNMHTDAGDDFSESCRSTEHFVLVHGAGHGAWCWFRLLRLLQDSGHRVSAVDLAGAAGSLVDPNHVRSFDDYNAPLLDLMASLPAGDKVILIGHSAGGLSVVHAMHLFGDRIKQAIFIAATMLQFGYQTEQDIKDGVPDLSEHGDVYDLTFGLGADHPPTAVALRKEFQRIILYQQSPQELPFYSGHGQRRSARPDSPATMEELRASSTGSAAST; encoded by the exons ATGACGTACTACGTATATAAAGTTATAAACAGCACAGGAGGAGAGACACAGGAGCAAACAATCAAGCGTGTCAGGTTGCGACTTGTGACAAACATGCATACGGACGCAGGCGACGATTTTTCCGAGAGTTGCAGGAGCACGGAGCACTTCGTCCTTGTGCAtggcgccggccatggcgcctGGTGCTGGTTCAGGCTCCTCCGCCTGCTCCAAGACTCCGGCCACCGTGTCtccgccgtcgacctcgccggcgcggccggcaGCCTCGTCGATCCCAACCACGTCCGCTCCTTCGACGACTACAACGCGCCGCTCCTTGACCTCATGGCCAGCTTACCGGCCGGCGACAAG GTAATTTTGATTGGACATAGTGCAGGAGGTCTAAGCGTTGTCCATGCAATGCATTTGTTTGGGGACAGAATTAAGCAGGCAATCTTCATCGCAGCAACCATGCTTCAGTTCGGCTACCAAACTGAACAAGACATCAAAGAT GGTGTACCTGATTTATCCGAGCATGGAGATGTGTATGACCTGACATTTGGTCTAGGAGCTGATCATCCGCCTACAGCTGTGGCATTAAGAAAGGAGTTCCAACGCATTATTCTCTATCAACAAAGCCCCCAAGAG CTTCCATTCTACTCCGGCCATGGCCAACGGCGCTCAGCACGGCCAGATTCACCGGCGACGATGGAGGAGTTGAGAGCTTCATCGACAGGGTCCGCCGCGTCTACATAA
- the LOC4351330 gene encoding methylesterase 17 isoform X3, translating to MAPAMAPGAGSGSSACSKTPATVSPPSTSPARPAASSIPTTSAPSTTTTRRSLTSWPAYRPATSSLVCQVILIGHSAGGLSVVHAMHLFGDRIKQAIFIAATMLQFGYQTEQDIKDGVPDLSEHGDVYDLTFGLGADHPPTAVALRKEFQRIILYQQSPQEDSALASILLRPWPTALSTARFTGDDGGVESFIDRVRRVYIKTENDRMVQPEQQEAMIRRWPPSKVMVMDTDHSPFFSAPELLFNLILKSL from the exons AtggcgccggccatggcgcctGGTGCTGGTTCAGGCTCCTCCGCCTGCTCCAAGACTCCGGCCACCGTGTCtccgccgtcgacctcgccggcgcggccggcaGCCTCGTCGATCCCAACCACGTCCGCTCCTTCGACGACTACAACGCGCCGCTCCTTGACCTCATGGCCAGCTTACCGGCCGGCGACAAG TTCTCTTGTTTGTCAGGTAATTTTGATTGGACATAGTGCAGGAGGTCTAAGCGTTGTCCATGCAATGCATTTGTTTGGGGACAGAATTAAGCAGGCAATCTTCATCGCAGCAACCATGCTTCAGTTCGGCTACCAAACTGAACAAGACATCAAAGAT GGTGTACCTGATTTATCCGAGCATGGAGATGTGTATGACCTGACATTTGGTCTAGGAGCTGATCATCCGCCTACAGCTGTGGCATTAAGAAAGGAGTTCCAACGCATTATTCTCTATCAACAAAGCCCCCAAGAG GACTCTGCACTAGCTTCCATTCTACTCCGGCCATGGCCAACGGCGCTCAGCACGGCCAGATTCACCGGCGACGATGGAGGAGTTGAGAGCTTCATCGACAGGGTCCGCCGCGTCTACATAAAGACGGAGAACGACCGGATGGTGCAGCCGGAGCAACAGGAGGCAATGATCCGCCGGTGGCCGCCAAGCAAGGTGATGGTCATGGACACCGACCACAGCCCCTTCTTTTCCGCGCCGGAGCTTCTCTTCAACCTCATCCTCAAGTCGCTGTGA